The following coding sequences lie in one Mucilaginibacter sp. KACC 22773 genomic window:
- a CDS encoding HesB/IscA family protein → MSTAVEILPVSFTPGAVKELFKLKDQQEIGEEFGLRVGVEGGGCSGMSYVLGFDQKKDGDQEYIIDGIKVFMHKAHGMYLMGMQIDFQDGLNARGFTFNNPNAASSCGCGTSFSV, encoded by the coding sequence ATGAGTACTGCTGTTGAAATTTTGCCGGTATCATTTACACCGGGCGCCGTTAAGGAACTTTTTAAATTGAAGGACCAGCAAGAGATTGGCGAAGAGTTTGGCCTGCGTGTTGGTGTTGAGGGTGGTGGCTGCTCGGGTATGAGCTACGTACTGGGCTTTGATCAGAAAAAAGATGGCGACCAGGAATATATTATTGACGGCATAAAAGTATTTATGCACAAAGCCCACGGGATGTACCTGATGGGCATGCAAATAGATTTCCAGGATGGCTTAAATGCCCGTGGCTTTACATTTAACAACCCTAATGCAGCAAGCAGCTGTGGTTGCGGAACATCGTTCTCGGTATAA
- a CDS encoding OmpW/AlkL family protein: MNKLLLSVFSILMITSLRGFGQQKNELDVRVRGVYVAPQESAAIGVIGGGINISKVVIPEIDFTYFFMKDFSAELILGTSRHKVNTTASNLTAIGGSSSADVTLGKVSLLPPTLTLQYHLPTGTAFKPYLGAGANYTIFYNANAGGVVKNVSYQNKFAFATQAGFDYDLNKKFFLNIDVKKVFLSTNATVDASNLTPASNPELAPALAGIKADVKINPWLIGIGFGARFK, from the coding sequence ATGAACAAATTATTATTATCCGTTTTTTCAATATTAATGATAACCTCTTTAAGGGGTTTTGGTCAACAAAAAAATGAGTTGGACGTACGCGTTCGCGGCGTATATGTTGCCCCGCAGGAAAGCGCAGCTATTGGTGTAATTGGCGGCGGTATCAATATCAGCAAGGTTGTTATTCCCGAAATTGACTTTACGTACTTCTTTATGAAGGATTTTTCGGCCGAACTGATATTGGGCACATCAAGGCATAAAGTAAACACCACGGCCTCAAATTTAACGGCTATTGGCGGTAGTTCGTCTGCCGATGTTACGTTGGGCAAGGTTTCGCTGTTGCCGCCAACGCTTACACTGCAATATCACCTGCCAACGGGTACTGCATTTAAACCATACTTAGGCGCAGGGGCCAACTATACTATTTTTTATAATGCCAACGCAGGCGGAGTGGTAAAAAACGTTAGCTATCAAAACAAATTTGCCTTCGCCACGCAGGCGGGATTCGATTATGATCTGAATAAGAAATTCTTTTTGAACATAGATGTTAAGAAAGTGTTCTTATCAACCAACGCCACCGTTGACGCATCAAATTTAACACCGGCATCAAATCCGGAACTGGCGCCTGCACTTGCCGGTATCAAAGCTGATGTTAAAATTAATCCGTGGCTTATTGGCATTGGTTTTGGCGCCCGGTTTAAATAA
- the dnaA gene encoding chromosomal replication initiator protein DnaA, with protein MEKTCTNVWNSCLQIIKDNIPAQSFKTWFEPIKALRMEGSVLTIQVPSLFFYEWLEEHYVGLLRKTIKKQLGDEGRLEYNIVVEQSSSSKPYTTNMPSNGNGAESKNQSMPIPISINKDIKNPFVIPGLKKLNVDPQLNRNYTFENFVEGDCNRLARSAGYAVAAKPGGTSFNPLMIYGGVGLGKTHLAQAIGNEIKRSLPDKLVLYVSCEKFTQQFVDALKHNNINDFVNFYQAIDVLIMDDVHNFAGKEKTQDFFFHIFNHLHQSGKQLIITSDKAPKDLAGLEERLLSRFKWGLSADLQIPDLETRMAILKNKIYQDGIELSNDVIEYVAHNIDNNVRELEGAMVSLLAQSTLNRKEIDLNLAKQMLKNFVKNSSKEISMEYIQSLVCEYFEVPIEMVKSQTRKREIVQARQISMYLAKAHTKSSLKSIGNFFGGRDHSTVIYACQTVEDLIDTDKKFKGYVADIQKKLKMS; from the coding sequence ATGGAAAAAACTTGTACTAACGTTTGGAATAGCTGTCTTCAGATCATAAAGGACAACATACCGGCCCAGAGCTTTAAAACCTGGTTCGAGCCGATAAAAGCCTTGAGAATGGAAGGGAGTGTCTTGACGATACAGGTACCAAGTTTGTTTTTTTACGAATGGCTTGAAGAGCACTACGTAGGGTTATTACGCAAAACGATTAAAAAACAATTGGGCGATGAAGGACGTTTAGAGTACAATATTGTTGTTGAGCAATCATCATCAAGTAAACCCTATACAACTAATATGCCTTCGAACGGAAATGGAGCCGAGTCAAAAAATCAATCGATGCCGATCCCTATCTCTATTAATAAGGACATTAAAAATCCTTTTGTGATACCCGGCCTCAAAAAGTTAAATGTTGACCCGCAACTGAACAGAAACTACACCTTCGAAAATTTTGTTGAAGGCGATTGTAACCGCCTGGCCCGGTCGGCAGGTTACGCAGTCGCTGCGAAACCTGGTGGTACTTCATTTAACCCGTTAATGATTTATGGCGGCGTTGGTTTAGGTAAAACACACCTTGCCCAGGCCATCGGTAACGAAATAAAACGTTCACTGCCCGATAAACTGGTACTTTATGTATCGTGCGAGAAATTTACACAGCAATTTGTAGACGCGCTTAAACATAATAACATTAACGATTTTGTTAACTTTTATCAGGCCATTGATGTACTCATTATGGATGATGTGCACAACTTTGCCGGTAAAGAAAAAACACAGGATTTTTTCTTCCATATTTTTAACCACCTGCACCAAAGCGGCAAGCAACTGATCATTACATCAGATAAAGCGCCAAAGGATTTGGCTGGTTTAGAAGAACGCCTGTTATCAAGGTTTAAATGGGGCCTGTCGGCCGATTTACAGATCCCCGACCTGGAAACCCGTATGGCTATCCTTAAAAATAAGATCTACCAGGATGGTATCGAACTATCAAACGATGTTATTGAATATGTGGCCCATAATATTGATAACAATGTACGTGAACTGGAAGGCGCAATGGTATCATTACTGGCACAATCAACTCTTAACCGCAAGGAAATTGACCTGAACCTTGCTAAACAAATGTTGAAAAACTTTGTGAAGAACTCATCAAAAGAAATTTCGATGGAGTATATCCAAAGCCTTGTTTGCGAATACTTCGAAGTACCTATCGAGATGGTAAAATCGCAAACCCGCAAACGCGAAATTGTGCAGGCCCGTCAAATTTCGATGTACCTGGCCAAAGCGCATACTAAAAGTTCATTAAAATCAATAGGGAATTTCTTTGGTGGCCGCGATCACTCTACTGTGATTTATGCCTGCCAAACAGTAGAAGATTTGATTGATACCGATAAAAAGTTCAAAGGCTACGTTGCCGACATCCAAAAGAAACTAAAAATGTCCTAA
- a CDS encoding TIGR01777 family oxidoreductase, whose protein sequence is MKAYKKIVLAGGNGYLGTVLAQYYKDLADEVIILARKQAPAAGNIRTVVWDGKTENGWTVQLIHADMLINLCGKNVNCRYTKKNKAAIIASRIIPTKLLGDVIHKMVDPPKLWINITSATIYRHAEDHPQDEATGEIGYGFSIDVCNIWESTFFKCETPHTRKIALRLGIALGRSGSVFPRLLNLVKMGMGGRQGGGQQYLAWVHEHDVARSTHFLLDHPELEGIYNCAAPYAEKNADFMRLIRKAYGLPVGLPAPQWLLEIGAFIIGTEPELILKSRWVKPQRLLNAGFTFQYEKAEHAIHDILSIRG, encoded by the coding sequence ATGAAAGCGTACAAAAAAATCGTGCTGGCGGGTGGCAATGGTTACCTGGGTACTGTGCTGGCCCAATATTATAAAGATTTGGCCGATGAGGTTATTATCCTGGCCCGCAAACAAGCCCCGGCTGCCGGCAACATCCGCACGGTGGTTTGGGATGGCAAAACAGAAAACGGCTGGACTGTGCAGCTCATTCACGCCGATATGCTTATTAATCTTTGTGGTAAAAACGTAAACTGCCGCTATACCAAAAAGAACAAGGCCGCAATCATCGCCTCACGTATTATACCTACCAAGCTGTTGGGCGATGTGATCCATAAAATGGTTGATCCGCCAAAGCTGTGGATCAACATTACCTCTGCCACCATTTACCGCCACGCCGAAGACCATCCGCAGGACGAAGCAACCGGCGAGATAGGTTACGGGTTCAGCATCGACGTATGCAACATTTGGGAAAGCACTTTCTTTAAGTGCGAAACGCCTCACACCCGTAAAATAGCTTTGCGCCTGGGCATCGCGCTTGGTCGCAGCGGCAGTGTTTTTCCGCGCCTGCTCAACCTGGTAAAAATGGGAATGGGGGGCCGGCAAGGCGGCGGGCAACAATACCTTGCCTGGGTGCATGAGCACGATGTTGCCCGCAGCACGCATTTTTTGCTTGATCATCCTGAATTGGAAGGCATTTACAATTGCGCCGCACCCTATGCCGAAAAGAATGCCGATTTTATGCGGCTCATCCGCAAAGCTTACGGCCTGCCTGTTGGCCTGCCTGCACCACAATGGTTGCTGGAAATTGGCGCCTTTATTATCGGCACCGAACCAGAACTGATATTAAAAAGCCGCTGGGTAAAACCGCAGCGCCTGCTTAATGCTGGTTTTACCTTTCAGTACGAAAAGGCGGAGCATGCGATACATGATATTTTGAGTATAAGGGGGTAG
- a CDS encoding acyl-CoA mutase large subunit family protein, producing MAKKFSTTSGIEIKEVYTASSKMDELPGQFPFTRGIQKDMYRGKAWTMRQYAGFSTAEESNKRYHYLLSQGTNGLSVAFDLPTQIGYDSDHELSEGEVGKVGVAIDSLEDIEILFDGIQLKDITTSMTINATAAILLAMYIALAKKQGADLSQISGTIQNDILKEYAARGTYIYPPTPSMRLITDIFEYCSKEVPKWNTISISGYHIREAGSTAVQELAFTLANGKAYLKAALEKGLDINVFAKRLSFFFNCHNNFFEEIAKFRAARRMWAHITKELGATEAGAQKLRFHTQTGGSTLTAQQPLNNIIRVSNQALAAVLGGTQSLHTNGYDEALSLPTEAAAKIALRTQQIIAFESGVTDTVDPLAGSYFIEALTDEVEAAAQLYLDKIEAMGGAVKAIEQDYIQQEIAASAYQYQIDIESGEKILVGVNKFTQQEDAPSGVFRVDDSIRKMQIEKIKKLKNKRDNQAVETTLQQLRIAAKGTENLMPFIISSVENYATLGEIADILREVFGEY from the coding sequence ATGGCTAAAAAATTCAGCACCACATCGGGTATCGAAATAAAGGAGGTTTACACCGCCTCCTCCAAAATGGACGAACTGCCCGGCCAGTTCCCTTTTACCCGCGGCATTCAAAAAGATATGTACCGGGGTAAAGCCTGGACCATGCGCCAGTACGCCGGATTTTCCACAGCCGAGGAATCAAACAAACGCTATCATTATTTATTAAGCCAGGGCACCAATGGCCTTTCGGTAGCTTTTGACCTGCCTACCCAGATTGGTTACGATAGCGATCATGAGCTATCCGAAGGCGAAGTGGGTAAAGTTGGTGTAGCTATCGATTCGTTAGAAGATATAGAAATATTGTTTGATGGCATCCAGCTAAAGGATATCACCACCAGCATGACCATTAATGCTACCGCCGCTATTTTGCTGGCCATGTACATCGCGTTAGCAAAAAAGCAAGGAGCCGATTTAAGTCAGATTTCGGGCACTATTCAAAACGATATATTAAAGGAGTATGCCGCGCGTGGTACCTATATATACCCGCCCACGCCATCCATGCGGTTAATTACCGATATATTTGAGTATTGCAGCAAAGAGGTGCCTAAATGGAATACCATATCCATTTCGGGCTATCACATTCGCGAGGCGGGTTCAACGGCGGTACAGGAACTGGCTTTTACCCTGGCCAATGGCAAAGCCTACTTAAAGGCGGCACTTGAAAAAGGGCTGGACATTAATGTATTTGCCAAGCGCCTTTCTTTCTTTTTTAACTGCCATAATAACTTTTTCGAGGAGATAGCTAAGTTCAGGGCCGCACGGCGAATGTGGGCGCATATTACCAAAGAATTAGGAGCAACCGAAGCCGGGGCGCAGAAACTGCGTTTTCATACCCAAACCGGGGGATCGACCCTAACTGCGCAACAGCCGCTTAACAATATCATCAGGGTAAGTAACCAGGCTTTGGCCGCAGTATTAGGAGGCACACAATCGCTGCATACCAATGGTTATGACGAAGCACTATCCCTGCCAACGGAGGCAGCTGCTAAAATAGCCCTGCGCACCCAGCAGATCATCGCCTTTGAAAGCGGCGTTACCGATACCGTCGATCCGCTGGCAGGTTCATATTTTATAGAAGCCCTGACCGACGAAGTAGAAGCCGCTGCGCAATTATACCTGGATAAGATAGAAGCCATGGGGGGCGCCGTTAAAGCCATTGAGCAGGATTATATTCAACAGGAGATAGCCGCATCGGCCTATCAGTACCAGATCGATATCGAAAGCGGCGAAAAAATCCTGGTTGGCGTAAACAAATTTACCCAGCAGGAAGATGCTCCCTCGGGCGTGTTCAGGGTTGACGACTCCATCCGCAAAATGCAGATAGAAAAAATTAAAAAACTCAAAAACAAAAGGGATAACCAGGCTGTTGAAACAACTTTACAACAATTAAGAATAGCAGCAAAGGGCACAGAAAATTTAATGCCTTTTATAATATCTTCGGTTGAAAATTATGCTACCTTAGGAGAAATCGCGGATATACTGCGGGAGGTTTTTGGGGAATATTAG
- a CDS encoding DUF7935 family protein produces MLTTQYLLDILKFTIAGAGVIWIAFYLVKPYLDKQNQVQLLELKRSVSSQTLPLRLQAYERVVLFIDRINPANMLIRLNAGGLSAADLHIVIVNEIRTEFQHNVTQQIYVSSRVWAVMKRVKDDTLSLVNNAVKGLPQNATAMDLSKTVLIHLSQLEDDPYEIAVNLVRQDLEELF; encoded by the coding sequence ATGCTTACAACCCAATATTTATTAGATATTTTAAAGTTTACCATTGCCGGTGCCGGTGTTATATGGATAGCCTTTTACCTGGTTAAGCCCTATCTTGATAAACAAAACCAGGTACAGCTGCTGGAGCTTAAGCGCAGTGTAAGCAGCCAAACCCTGCCTTTACGGTTACAGGCTTATGAGCGTGTTGTGTTATTTATTGACCGTATTAACCCGGCCAATATGCTCATCCGTCTTAATGCGGGCGGCCTTTCGGCTGCCGATTTACATATTGTTATTGTTAACGAGATCCGTACCGAGTTTCAGCACAATGTTACCCAGCAAATTTATGTAAGCAGCCGGGTTTGGGCTGTGATGAAAAGAGTAAAGGACGATACCCTGAGCCTGGTGAACAACGCCGTAAAAGGCCTTCCCCAAAACGCTACCGCCATGGACCTGAGCAAAACCGTGCTCATCCACCTAAGTCAGCTGGAAGATGATCCGTATGAGATAGCCGTTAACCTGGTACGACAGGACCTGGAAGAATTATTTTAA
- a CDS encoding PKD domain-containing protein has protein sequence MLFTLKPGKLLALIACFLFSLFSFRRAGAQSLGDPVVKITFGSGTASRAGALSADSGSTTYVYSASGQIGENYYTITSQSNTTVHGGFVTSYDHDYETTGNTNGYMMVVNGNVQAGTVYTRTVPGLCGNTQYQFGVWIKNVLSTGGILPNMVFHIYAADGVTELGTGVSTGDVPTGNVWHNYTANFTLPAGTGDVVIKLVSNASGTQGNDFAVDDITFSPYGSTVSAAFNGSTTGTETTCAGSAQTYTINATSTLASGYVQKLQVYINGTWTDLSTAGTATTYTITAPTTAGTYLYRLVSAITANITSASCVVASNNLTLTVTPAPVAAFTVANQTCLGTANVFTDASVTNGSTIQSWAWNFGDGQTSALQSPTHTYAKTGTYTVTLTVAGNTGCTPSVATKTVTINALPVAAFSFTTPDCLTQPVTITDQSTTGTGTITTWLWDYGDGTTETKTTNTAFTHLYANAGTYSLKLTITNTGGCTAVLTKSLTVSPLPVVAFSMPDVCLADASATFTDNSTIADNTTGSFTYLWNFGDAYATTANPNTSTLKNPSHKYTQAAVYPVTLTVTSASGCTSTITQSFTVNGSIPVASFTEANSSALCSDQQVSFTNTSTVDFGSITKIEWYYDYGNNPGTVETDESPAYGKLYYHTYTAFHTPATQNYQVRMVAYSGGSCVSVMDKTITLLAVPDITFTAPSAVCVNGGTVQLAAQETAGVAGTGVYSGTGVSSAGLFDPAAAGAGTFTITYVYTATNSCPVSASQAITVNPIPVITTGPDITVLSGGTAKLPATATGTGLTYLWSPATYLNDATLLNPTVTPTDDITYTLTVTNSSGCQVSGQVNVSVLQGPVVPNAFSPNGDGVNDQWNIKYLNTYTNCTVEVYNRYGARLFASVGYAVPWDGTYNGAAVPGGVYYYIINPKHGRSTMSGSLTIVR, from the coding sequence ATGTTGTTTACTTTAAAACCCGGCAAGTTGCTTGCCCTTATCGCATGTTTTTTGTTCAGCCTGTTTTCATTCCGCCGGGCCGGGGCACAAAGCCTGGGCGATCCGGTTGTTAAAATAACCTTTGGATCGGGCACCGCCTCCAGAGCGGGCGCGCTGTCGGCCGATTCGGGATCTACCACTTATGTTTACAGCGCAAGCGGGCAAATTGGCGAAAACTATTACACTATAACCAGCCAAAGTAATACTACGGTACACGGCGGTTTTGTAACCAGTTATGATCACGACTATGAAACAACAGGCAATACCAACGGATATATGATGGTGGTAAACGGCAACGTACAGGCCGGCACCGTTTATACCCGAACTGTACCCGGATTATGCGGCAATACCCAATACCAGTTTGGCGTTTGGATTAAAAACGTACTGTCAACCGGCGGCATACTGCCTAATATGGTTTTTCATATTTACGCTGCCGATGGTGTAACCGAATTAGGTACCGGCGTATCAACCGGCGATGTACCTACCGGTAACGTATGGCATAATTACACCGCAAACTTTACCTTACCAGCGGGTACAGGCGACGTAGTAATTAAACTGGTAAGTAATGCCAGCGGCACTCAGGGTAACGATTTTGCGGTAGATGACATTACCTTTAGTCCTTACGGATCAACGGTTTCGGCGGCTTTCAACGGTTCAACCACCGGCACCGAAACCACCTGCGCGGGTTCGGCGCAAACATATACTATTAATGCTACCAGCACGCTGGCCAGCGGATATGTGCAAAAACTGCAGGTTTATATCAATGGCACATGGACAGACCTCAGTACCGCCGGCACAGCAACTACTTATACTATAACCGCACCTACCACGGCCGGTACCTACCTATACCGCCTGGTTTCGGCTATAACAGCAAATATCACATCGGCCAGTTGCGTTGTGGCATCCAATAATTTAACGCTGACAGTTACCCCGGCGCCGGTAGCCGCATTTACTGTTGCCAATCAAACCTGCCTGGGCACGGCAAATGTATTTACCGATGCCTCGGTAACCAACGGATCAACTATACAATCATGGGCCTGGAACTTTGGCGACGGGCAAACATCGGCATTACAAAGCCCTACACATACCTACGCTAAAACCGGCACTTATACAGTAACACTTACCGTAGCAGGCAATACTGGCTGCACACCGTCGGTTGCTACCAAAACCGTAACTATTAATGCGTTGCCTGTAGCGGCGTTCAGCTTTACCACGCCCGATTGTTTAACCCAGCCGGTTACCATTACCGATCAATCAACAACAGGCACGGGTACAATTACAACCTGGCTTTGGGATTACGGCGACGGCACAACCGAAACCAAAACCACCAATACAGCTTTTACTCACCTGTACGCCAATGCAGGCACTTATAGTTTAAAGCTAACCATTACCAATACGGGCGGGTGTACGGCTGTGCTTACAAAAAGCCTTACGGTAAGTCCGTTGCCGGTGGTGGCATTCAGTATGCCCGATGTTTGCCTGGCCGATGCATCGGCTACATTTACAGATAACAGCACTATTGCCGATAATACCACCGGCAGTTTTACCTATTTGTGGAATTTTGGCGATGCCTACGCAACTACCGCCAATCCCAATACATCCACCCTGAAAAACCCGTCGCATAAATATACCCAGGCGGCGGTGTACCCGGTTACGCTTACGGTAACATCGGCAAGTGGCTGTACGTCCACCATCACCCAAAGTTTTACCGTAAATGGATCCATACCGGTAGCATCATTTACTGAAGCCAATTCATCGGCGCTGTGCAGCGATCAGCAGGTAAGCTTCACCAACACCTCTACTGTGGATTTTGGCAGTATTACCAAAATAGAGTGGTATTATGATTATGGCAATAACCCCGGCACAGTTGAAACCGATGAAAGCCCGGCCTACGGCAAGCTATATTACCACACCTATACGGCTTTCCATACCCCGGCCACGCAAAACTACCAGGTGCGCATGGTAGCTTATTCTGGCGGTAGCTGTGTATCCGTTATGGATAAAACCATTACGCTGCTTGCCGTACCCGATATAACATTTACCGCGCCATCGGCAGTATGTGTTAACGGCGGCACTGTACAGTTGGCCGCCCAGGAAACTGCCGGGGTAGCCGGTACGGGTGTATACTCGGGCACAGGGGTAAGCAGTGCTGGTTTGTTTGATCCGGCTGCAGCAGGGGCAGGCACTTTTACTATAACTTATGTTTATACAGCCACAAATTCCTGCCCGGTCTCGGCAAGCCAGGCTATTACGGTAAATCCTATCCCGGTTATTACTACGGGGCCAGATATAACAGTATTATCGGGCGGAACTGCCAAGCTGCCGGCTACTGCAACGGGTACCGGCCTCACATATTTATGGTCGCCGGCAACTTATCTTAATGATGCTACTTTGTTAAACCCAACGGTTACACCTACCGACGATATCACCTATACACTCACGGTAACCAACAGCTCGGGCTGCCAGGTAAGCGGGCAGGTGAATGTTTCGGTATTGCAGGGGCCGGTGGTGCCTAATGCCTTCTCGCCCAATGGCGATGGCGTTAACGACCAATGGAATATCAAATACCTGAACACCTACACTAACTGCACGGTTGAAGTTTATAACCGCTACGGCGCCAGGTTATTTGCTTCGGTAGGGTATGCTGTCCCCTGGGATGGAACCTACAATGGTGCAGCCGTGCCCGGTGGCGTATACTACTATATCATCAACCCCAAACATGGCAGGAGTACCATGTCGGGGTCGTTGACTATCGTCAGGTAA
- a CDS encoding DUF393 domain-containing protein, translated as MKTLNNHMILFDAECPMCSVYTKAFVKTGMLDDGGRAAYQTMPQIACPVYDRQRAVNEIALINLKSGEVTYGIQSLFKILGNAWPVFTPLFAFKPFVWLMSKVYAFISYNRRVIIPPVHEDTDFAYKPSFKLHYRIAYLLFTWFCTAYILTRYAHLLVGMVPPGNAYREYLICGGQVILQAAVISGFAKNKLWVYLGNMMTISFAGSLLLLIPLAVNHWFHPGPLMCTMFFIGVAGLMFLEHIRRTKLLQLGWVMTISWVIYRIVLLILILN; from the coding sequence ATGAAAACGCTTAATAACCACATGATCCTTTTTGATGCCGAATGCCCCATGTGCAGTGTTTATACCAAAGCCTTTGTAAAAACCGGCATGCTTGATGATGGCGGCAGGGCTGCCTACCAAACCATGCCCCAAATTGCTTGCCCGGTTTATGATAGGCAACGTGCCGTAAACGAAATCGCCCTCATCAACCTAAAAAGCGGCGAGGTTACCTATGGCATCCAAAGCCTGTTTAAAATATTGGGCAACGCCTGGCCGGTATTTACACCCTTATTTGCTTTTAAACCTTTTGTTTGGCTGATGAGCAAAGTATACGCTTTTATCTCCTACAACAGGCGGGTTATCATTCCGCCGGTTCATGAGGATACGGACTTTGCTTACAAACCTTCTTTTAAACTGCATTACCGGATAGCCTACCTGCTGTTTACCTGGTTTTGCACCGCGTATATATTAACCCGCTATGCGCATTTGCTGGTGGGCATGGTACCGCCGGGCAATGCTTACCGCGAATACCTGATTTGTGGCGGGCAGGTAATTTTGCAGGCCGCTGTGATCAGCGGCTTTGCCAAAAACAAGCTTTGGGTCTACCTGGGCAACATGATGACTATCTCTTTTGCCGGCAGTTTGCTGCTGCTTATCCCGCTTGCTGTTAACCATTGGTTTCATCCCGGGCCGTTAATGTGCACCATGTTTTTTATAGGTGTGGCCGGGCTGATGTTTTTAGAGCACATCCGACGTACAAAGCTGCTGCAATTGGGCTGGGTAATGACCATCAGCTGGGTAATTTACCGCATTGTTTTATTGATCCTTATCCTAAACTGA